From Prochlorococcus marinus XMU1419, a single genomic window includes:
- a CDS encoding TIGR03894 family protein → MAVDRELLKEVTQELWNTVKKLRPEIDRQTRLQLVLKALLTIGDLPDQMQAAMVVGVCAEMDKSEADNVETNSQTKDSSGVDTSTGRKVVRRSSAK, encoded by the coding sequence TTGGCTGTAGATCGAGAACTTTTAAAAGAAGTTACCCAAGAACTTTGGAATACTGTAAAAAAACTAAGACCCGAAATAGATAGGCAAACTCGACTTCAATTAGTTTTAAAGGCCTTATTAACTATTGGAGATTTGCCAGATCAAATGCAAGCTGCCATGGTGGTAGGTGTTTGCGCAGAAATGGATAAGAGTGAAGCTGATAATGTTGAAACTAATTCACAAACTAAAGATTCAAGCGGTGTTGATACTTCTACAGGCAGAAAAGTAGTTAGAAGAAGTTCAGCTAAATAA
- a CDS encoding phytoene desaturase family protein, which produces MKKYDVVIVGSGIGGLCCGSILALSGKTVLICEAHSQPGGVAHSFKRNGYTFESGPSLWSGIGKWPTTNPLGQILKLLDEEVELFQYKGWQVIVPEGNFNLDVGEEPFKHTIKTLRGEKSVKEWESFISGIKPLSQIINEIPLLSFSPESITFLDLINLTSKFLPNINQITKINKGFGNLVNNHLEDPFLRNWVDLLSFLISGMSMNDTNTAAMATLFNEWFEPNSYLEYPKGGSESIVKALINGFKKNGGELILSSRVKTINFNKNLATGITLNNGSSYSCESVVTNTDVWNLKKLIPNEISKKWNTKVLNPNKCDSFLHIHLGFDADGLEDLPIHAIHVDEWEKGITAERNIAVFSIPSVLDKNMAPKGKHVLHGYTPANEPWEIWENLNPKELEYRNLKEERCSIFLNAVRKFIPDIDERIDLKMLGTPITHKKFTNTYCGSYGPALSAAKGLFPGCKTPVKNLFTCGASTFPGIGIPAVSASGAYAAEKIIGKKEFKTLLKKINL; this is translated from the coding sequence ATGAAAAAGTACGATGTTGTAATAGTTGGTAGTGGAATTGGAGGATTATGTTGCGGTTCGATTCTCGCTCTATCAGGCAAAACAGTACTTATATGTGAAGCTCATAGTCAGCCAGGGGGTGTTGCGCACAGTTTCAAAAGAAATGGTTACACTTTCGAATCAGGCCCTTCACTGTGGAGTGGAATAGGTAAATGGCCGACAACTAATCCCCTAGGACAAATTCTTAAATTACTTGATGAAGAAGTTGAACTATTTCAATACAAAGGTTGGCAAGTAATTGTCCCTGAAGGTAATTTTAATCTTGATGTGGGGGAAGAACCTTTTAAACATACTATTAAAACTCTAAGAGGTGAGAAATCTGTTAAAGAATGGGAATCATTTATTTCCGGAATAAAACCTCTTAGCCAAATAATAAATGAAATACCTTTACTCTCATTTTCTCCCGAATCAATAACTTTCTTAGATCTAATAAATTTAACCTCAAAATTTTTACCTAATATCAATCAAATAACAAAAATTAATAAAGGCTTTGGGAATTTAGTAAATAATCATCTAGAGGATCCTTTTCTCAGAAATTGGGTTGATTTATTGAGCTTTTTGATAAGTGGTATGTCAATGAATGATACAAATACAGCTGCGATGGCTACTTTATTTAACGAATGGTTTGAACCAAATTCATACCTTGAATACCCCAAAGGAGGAAGTGAATCTATCGTAAAAGCTTTAATTAATGGATTTAAAAAAAATGGAGGAGAATTAATTCTTTCTTCGAGAGTAAAGACAATTAACTTCAATAAAAATTTAGCCACAGGTATAACTCTTAATAATGGTTCTAGTTATAGTTGTGAATCTGTTGTCACGAATACTGATGTTTGGAATTTAAAAAAGTTAATTCCAAATGAAATTTCAAAAAAATGGAATACAAAAGTTTTGAACCCTAATAAATGTGATTCTTTCCTTCATATACATCTAGGTTTTGACGCTGATGGTCTTGAAGATTTGCCAATACATGCAATACATGTTGATGAGTGGGAAAAAGGTATAACCGCAGAAAGAAATATAGCTGTATTTTCAATCCCATCTGTTCTAGATAAAAATATGGCCCCTAAAGGAAAACATGTTCTTCATGGATATACTCCCGCAAATGAACCCTGGGAAATTTGGGAAAACCTAAATCCAAAGGAATTAGAATATAGAAATTTGAAAGAAGAAAGATGTTCAATATTCCTTAATGCAGTGCGAAAATTCATCCCTGACATAGATGAAAGGATTGATTTAAAAATGCTAGGAACCCCAATCACTCATAAAAAATTTACCAATACCTATTGCGGTAGTTACGGTCCTGCATTATCTGCAGCAAAAGGTCTTTTCCCAGGCTGCAAAACTCCAGTGAAAAATTTATTTACTTGCGGTGCAAGTACATTTCCAGGTATTGGAATTCCTGCTGTTTCAGCAAGTGGTGCTTACGCAGCTGAAAAAATTATTGGTAAAAAAGAATTTAAAACTCTTCTTAAGAAAATAAATTTATGA
- a CDS encoding Nif11-like leader peptide family natural product precursor, with protein MSFSEIRKFLIKMQSDEELKKQVTTSSTADDVALIGQRLGYDFSGDDLLRFNGQKVDKVTVRKVDHPGEYH; from the coding sequence ATGAGTTTTTCTGAAATAAGAAAATTTTTAATTAAGATGCAATCTGATGAAGAATTAAAAAAGCAAGTCACGACATCCTCTACAGCAGATGATGTAGCCCTAATAGGTCAACGCTTAGGTTATGACTTTTCAGGAGATGATCTCTTAAGATTTAATGGACAAAAAGTTGATAAAGTTACCGTAAGAAAGGTAGATCATCCAGGAGAATACCACTAA
- a CDS encoding TatA/E family twin arginine-targeting protein translocase, translating into MNIFGVGLPEVTVILILALLIFGPKKLPELGKQLGKTLKSLKKASNEFQNEIDQVMNEEDKDESPKSIESNQTNEINQEKMDSENSKK; encoded by the coding sequence ATGAATATTTTTGGTGTGGGTTTGCCTGAAGTTACTGTAATACTTATCTTAGCTCTTTTAATTTTTGGTCCTAAAAAGCTTCCAGAATTAGGAAAACAACTTGGTAAAACTTTGAAAAGTCTTAAAAAAGCGTCGAATGAATTTCAAAATGAAATCGATCAAGTTATGAACGAAGAAGATAAAGATGAATCTCCTAAATCTATAGAAAGCAATCAAACCAATGAAATTAATCAAGAAAAAATGGATTCAGAAAACAGCAAAAAATAA
- a CDS encoding non-structural protein (NS2)-like protein, which produces MKYLFVVFYFFFLIYPAEAVTTKMFKVLDTCARYRLGEINANEALEKLKLKLTNSSTSQPKDLVKKYCSVFTPNEKIEF; this is translated from the coding sequence ATGAAGTACTTATTTGTTGTCTTTTACTTTTTTTTTCTAATTTATCCAGCTGAAGCCGTTACCACAAAAATGTTTAAAGTATTGGATACGTGTGCAAGATATCGACTCGGTGAGATTAATGCTAATGAGGCTTTAGAAAAACTAAAATTAAAATTAACGAATTCTTCTACTAGTCAGCCAAAGGATCTAGTAAAAAAATATTGCTCAGTATTTACTCCAAATGAAAAAATTGAATTTTAA
- a CDS encoding peroxiredoxin, which produces MKIGDKVPEFSLLDQNGVKRSNKGLKSPLVLFFYPKDDTPGCTIEVCGFRDKYDLFKVLGAQVWGVSNGSTSSHLAFANKNKLQYPLLCDTNDSIRKTFKVPKVLGFMDGRVTYVIDRKGTVRHIFRDLLNGPEHIKEAIRVLKEIQNQ; this is translated from the coding sequence GTGAAGATTGGAGATAAAGTTCCAGAATTTTCTTTACTGGATCAAAATGGAGTTAAAAGATCAAATAAGGGATTAAAAAGTCCCCTTGTTTTGTTTTTTTATCCAAAAGATGATACGCCAGGTTGCACTATAGAAGTTTGCGGATTTAGAGATAAATATGACTTATTTAAAGTATTAGGTGCGCAAGTTTGGGGAGTAAGTAATGGAAGTACCTCAAGTCATTTGGCATTTGCTAATAAAAATAAATTACAATATCCACTTCTTTGCGATACAAATGACTCTATTAGGAAAACTTTTAAAGTTCCTAAAGTATTAGGATTTATGGATGGTAGGGTAACTTACGTTATTGATCGCAAAGGGACAGTTAGGCATATTTTTAGAGATTTATTGAATGGTCCTGAACACATTAAAGAGGCTATTAGAGTACTTAAGGAAATTCAAAATCAATAA
- a CDS encoding small RNA NsiR4-regulated ssr1528 family protein: protein MKKMGMQAVDLAIQNGVDLDGTPIPQKMLDLYNRIMDEENKRQRSGVKKSMRNRCVKTGSKHFDKETLNQLLIDSGWEGLKEKEILFFYN from the coding sequence ATGAAGAAAATGGGAATGCAGGCTGTTGATCTTGCTATTCAAAATGGAGTGGATCTTGACGGTACTCCAATCCCTCAAAAAATGCTAGATCTGTACAATAGAATAATGGATGAGGAGAATAAAAGACAAAGGAGTGGTGTTAAAAAATCAATGAGAAATAGATGCGTCAAAACGGGTTCTAAGCATTTTGATAAAGAAACATTGAATCAATTATTAATAGACTCGGGTTGGGAAGGTCTAAAAGAAAAGGAAATTTTATTTTTTTATAATTAA
- the arfB gene encoding alternative ribosome rescue aminoacyl-tRNA hydrolase ArfB translates to MDLKITKTLVIPSNEIKWRFSRSSGPGGQNVNKIESRVEIIFNLEDSKVLNDYQKEIIKKNLKNKLVNNTLRLAVQEHRNQLLNRQLALMKFSLILKNALNNPFKSRKSTQPTKASQKKRVELKKKRGELKKSRQKEKTYQI, encoded by the coding sequence ATGGATTTAAAAATTACTAAAACATTAGTAATCCCATCCAACGAAATTAAGTGGCGATTTTCCAGATCTTCCGGTCCTGGAGGACAAAATGTAAATAAAATTGAAAGCAGAGTGGAGATTATTTTTAATTTAGAAGATTCCAAAGTATTAAATGATTATCAGAAAGAAATTATTAAAAAAAACTTGAAAAATAAATTAGTGAATAATACCTTACGCTTAGCGGTTCAAGAACATAGAAATCAATTATTAAATAGGCAGCTAGCTTTAATGAAATTTAGTTTAATCCTAAAAAATGCTTTAAATAACCCATTTAAATCAAGAAAATCCACACAACCTACCAAAGCATCACAAAAGAAAAGAGTTGAGCTTAAGAAAAAACGTGGCGAATTAAAAAAAAGTAGACAAAAAGAAAAAACATATCAAATATGA
- a CDS encoding DUF1651 domain-containing protein, producing the protein MDSTNDFWLIDSNFVGVMRFYKDKDHSDKSIDYMVIEEGIIMGIHGENPPLMKTRKKIVIEEARLLWQKLLNEGWQKTNKKW; encoded by the coding sequence TTGGATTCAACTAATGATTTCTGGTTAATTGACTCCAATTTTGTAGGAGTGATGCGTTTCTACAAAGATAAAGATCATTCTGATAAATCTATTGATTATATGGTTATTGAAGAAGGAATTATTATGGGAATACATGGAGAAAATCCTCCATTAATGAAAACTAGAAAAAAAATTGTTATAGAAGAAGCAAGATTATTGTGGCAAAAATTGTTAAATGAGGGTTGGCAAAAAACTAATAAAAAATGGTGA
- a CDS encoding CPBP family intramembrane glutamic endopeptidase: MILIKSFFLLRPRFLSTIFFIPILYGIGWALSQPLLLFNFEEENLSLIGTIITFFLFIFLLPYWFYIKRNKSSAWILLGITKDKFLKNFVNFSKGILFSLLLIILILVPLLQKNYISWIGELSPIILLNSIVLGLGVGFAEEIIFRGWLLEELKFEYGTKISIALQAIVFSFVHNLSNETFWNIIGLRLGFILLGIFLSLVKIRDKGSLWNCIGIHGGLVGIWFFINNGLIEFKENTPSFLAGPFTQNIPNPIGSFSAILILLLLCIFYAVKSKKNFLRRFN; the protein is encoded by the coding sequence ATGATATTAATTAAAAGTTTTTTTCTTTTAAGACCAAGATTTTTATCCACTATATTTTTTATTCCAATTCTTTATGGCATTGGGTGGGCTTTATCCCAACCACTTTTATTATTTAATTTTGAAGAAGAAAATTTATCCTTAATTGGAACTATTATTACTTTCTTTCTCTTTATCTTTTTACTCCCGTATTGGTTTTATATCAAAAGAAACAAATCAAGTGCTTGGATACTTCTTGGGATAACTAAAGACAAATTTTTAAAAAACTTTGTCAATTTTTCTAAAGGTATCTTATTTTCCTTACTTTTAATAATTCTAATTCTTGTACCACTATTGCAAAAAAATTATATTTCTTGGATAGGTGAATTGTCGCCAATAATATTATTAAATTCTATTGTACTGGGATTAGGTGTTGGATTCGCAGAGGAAATAATTTTTAGAGGCTGGTTACTAGAAGAACTAAAATTTGAATATGGTACAAAAATATCAATAGCTTTACAAGCTATAGTTTTTAGCTTTGTTCATAATTTATCAAATGAGACATTTTGGAACATAATAGGTTTACGTTTAGGATTTATTTTACTTGGGATATTTCTATCATTAGTAAAAATTAGAGATAAAGGTTCTCTATGGAATTGCATAGGAATTCATGGAGGACTTGTGGGAATTTGGTTTTTTATAAATAACGGATTAATAGAATTCAAAGAAAATACACCTTCTTTTTTAGCAGGTCCTTTTACACAAAATATTCCAAACCCAATCGGAAGCTTTAGTGCAATTTTAATATTGCTTTTGTTATGTATTTTTTATGCAGTAAAATCAAAAAAAAATTTCCTTAGACGTTTTAATTAG
- the pip gene encoding prolyl aminopeptidase produces MKDQVLFPKIEVREKGFLQVSDIHTIYWERSGNPNGKKILVIHGGPGGGSQPRYRRYFDPDKFDIIQFDQRGCGSSTPFSELKENSTNHLVDDIEKLRILLKIDSWHLFGGSWGSTLSLIYAIKNPSRVKSLTLRGIFLCRKFELLWFYQYGASEIFPDEFEEYISVIPKEERNDLISSFYKYLTSSDANLRSKAAAAWTKWELSTSHLINKKFDFDKSEVNSFSDAFARIECHYFINNIFLEDDFILKNIKTIESIPTKIIQGRYDVVCPVRSAWDLNKKLNNSELIIVNDAGHSMSEKGITKELIKAVKGI; encoded by the coding sequence ATGAAAGATCAAGTCTTGTTTCCTAAAATTGAAGTTCGTGAAAAGGGTTTTTTACAAGTAAGTGATATTCATACGATTTATTGGGAAAGATCAGGCAATCCAAATGGTAAAAAAATACTAGTTATTCATGGAGGCCCAGGAGGAGGAAGTCAACCAAGATATAGAAGATACTTTGATCCAGATAAATTCGATATTATTCAATTTGACCAAAGAGGTTGCGGTTCTTCAACTCCTTTCTCAGAATTAAAAGAAAATTCGACTAATCATTTAGTTGATGATATTGAGAAATTAAGGATTCTATTAAAAATAGATAGTTGGCATTTGTTTGGTGGATCTTGGGGCTCAACACTTTCACTTATATATGCAATTAAAAATCCATCAAGAGTTAAAAGCTTAACTTTGCGAGGTATATTTTTATGTAGAAAGTTTGAATTATTATGGTTCTATCAATATGGTGCAAGTGAGATATTCCCTGATGAATTTGAAGAATATATTTCTGTGATACCAAAAGAAGAAAGAAATGATTTGATAAGTTCTTTTTATAAATATCTAACATCATCAGATGCAAATCTTAGATCAAAAGCAGCAGCAGCTTGGACAAAATGGGAACTCTCAACTAGTCATTTAATAAATAAAAAATTCGATTTTGATAAGTCTGAAGTTAATTCTTTTTCAGATGCATTTGCAAGGATCGAATGTCATTATTTTATTAATAATATTTTCTTAGAAGATGATTTTATTTTAAAAAATATAAAAACAATAGAATCGATCCCAACAAAAATTATTCAAGGTAGGTATGACGTTGTTTGTCCAGTTAGGAGCGCTTGGGATCTAAATAAGAAATTAAATAATTCTGAATTAATTATTGTTAATGATGCTGGTCATTCAATGAGTGAAAAGGGCATTACTAAAGAATTAATAAAAGCTGTAAAAGGAATTTAA
- a CDS encoding FAD-binding domain-containing protein, which translates to MKEINILWFKKDLRIFDNEALCEAIKDNDILPIYIIELDIWSQNTHSDRQWQFCKESLIDLRNALAEIGQPLIIRTGNVINIFDEISSKFKIKGIYSHQETGDWLTYKRDQKVREWALNKNIIWQEFLQFSVFRGNLDRNNWSKKWQKNSEKNLLKAPLRINSINFNIGEIPSDEIFSFKKETCPGRMQGGRKKGLERMEYFFSNKLDSYSKDISSPEKSFNSCTRLSPYICWGCISLKEIFKKANISKNNNSRMLKSRLTWHCHFIQKLESEPELEFREYHPFFKNIREKNNELLYSWSSGNTGFPFIDACMRSLNFNGWINFRMRAMLMSFASYNLWLPWQDSGSELANKFVDYEPGIHWNQCQMQSGTTSINTNRIYNPIKQGKDHDPQGKFIKKWIPELKDISLNFIHEPWLLSRFNQEEYEQINYIRPIIDIPKSTRTAKKKIQEITNKDGYWDISKEIYLKHGSRKRLRKNINNKKTVSKKKEKQYELKLDF; encoded by the coding sequence ATGAAAGAAATAAATATCTTATGGTTTAAGAAAGATTTAAGAATTTTTGATAACGAAGCTCTCTGTGAGGCTATAAAAGATAATGATATTTTACCTATTTATATTATTGAGTTAGATATTTGGAGCCAAAATACTCATTCAGATAGACAATGGCAATTTTGCAAGGAAAGTTTAATAGATTTAAGAAATGCACTTGCTGAGATTGGACAACCATTAATTATTAGGACTGGGAATGTTATTAATATCTTTGATGAAATTAGTTCAAAATTTAAAATCAAAGGTATATATAGCCATCAAGAAACAGGCGATTGGCTTACTTATAAGAGAGATCAAAAAGTAAGAGAATGGGCTTTAAACAAGAATATTATTTGGCAGGAATTTCTACAATTTTCAGTTTTTAGAGGCAATTTAGATAGGAATAATTGGTCTAAAAAGTGGCAAAAAAATTCCGAAAAAAACTTACTTAAAGCTCCATTAAGAATTAATTCTATTAACTTTAATATTGGAGAAATACCCTCAGACGAAATTTTTTCCTTTAAAAAAGAAACTTGTCCAGGAAGAATGCAAGGTGGAAGAAAGAAAGGTCTAGAGAGGATGGAATACTTCTTTAGTAATAAATTAGATTCTTATTCAAAAGATATATCTAGCCCAGAAAAATCATTTAATAGTTGTACAAGACTATCCCCATATATTTGTTGGGGATGCATTTCATTAAAAGAAATTTTTAAAAAGGCAAATATATCAAAAAACAATAATTCTAGGATGTTAAAAAGCAGATTAACTTGGCATTGTCATTTTATTCAGAAACTTGAAAGTGAACCAGAACTAGAGTTTAGGGAATACCATCCTTTTTTTAAAAATATTAGAGAAAAAAATAATGAATTACTTTATTCATGGAGTTCAGGTAATACGGGCTTTCCTTTTATAGATGCATGCATGCGTTCATTAAATTTCAATGGATGGATTAACTTCAGGATGCGAGCGATGCTAATGTCTTTTGCTAGCTATAATTTATGGCTACCATGGCAAGATTCAGGTTCTGAATTAGCAAATAAATTTGTAGATTATGAGCCTGGAATACATTGGAACCAATGCCAAATGCAATCTGGAACTACGTCTATAAATACCAATAGAATTTATAATCCTATAAAGCAGGGAAAAGATCATGATCCTCAAGGAAAATTTATAAAAAAATGGATACCAGAATTAAAGGATATATCACTTAATTTCATTCATGAACCATGGTTACTATCTAGATTTAATCAAGAAGAATACGAACAAATTAATTACATAAGACCAATAATTGACATCCCAAAAAGCACTAGAACTGCAAAGAAGAAAATTCAGGAAATCACTAATAAGGATGGATATTGGGATATCTCAAAAGAAATTTATTTAAAGCATGGCTCTAGAAAAAGACTTAGAAAAAATATAAATAATAAAAAAACTGTTTCTAAGAAAAAGGAAAAACAATACGAACTGAAATTAGATTTCTAA
- a CDS encoding TenA family protein — protein sequence MKITKKLWDDNYEIALLSLNTKFVQGLKNGSLPKNIFQEYLAQDYFFLETFAKAYGLAVSKSKDKYSIRKLSELLMGVSEELILHETYAKEWDIDLSNNYIKKTTKNYTDFLDDISKRLSSVEIMFAMTPCMRLYSWIGKSLYEEDFDIKYKEWIITYSDESFEKLADSLENLIETNKERYDIKQAKYLYRRAMELELDFFNAYSDF from the coding sequence ATGAAAATAACAAAAAAACTTTGGGATGATAATTATGAGATTGCTTTACTAAGTTTAAATACAAAATTTGTTCAAGGTTTAAAGAATGGAAGTCTACCTAAAAATATATTTCAAGAATATTTGGCTCAAGATTATTTCTTTTTAGAGACTTTTGCTAAAGCTTATGGTCTTGCTGTTTCCAAATCAAAAGATAAGTACTCAATAAGGAAGTTAAGTGAACTCTTAATGGGCGTTTCAGAGGAGTTAATACTTCATGAAACGTATGCAAAAGAATGGGATATTGATTTATCTAATAACTATATAAAAAAAACCACTAAAAATTATACAGATTTTCTTGATGATATTTCCAAAAGACTTAGCTCAGTTGAAATAATGTTTGCAATGACTCCATGCATGCGACTTTATTCTTGGATAGGAAAAAGTTTGTATGAGGAGGATTTTGACATTAAATATAAAGAATGGATAATTACTTACTCTGATGAGAGCTTTGAAAAGCTAGCAGATTCACTTGAAAATCTTATTGAGACTAATAAAGAAAGATATGATATTAAACAGGCCAAATATTTATACAGGAGAGCTATGGAATTGGAGTTAGATTTTTTTAATGCATATTCAGATTTCTGA
- the thiD gene encoding bifunctional hydroxymethylpyrimidine kinase/phosphomethylpyrimidine kinase, producing MYSKIALSIGGSDSGGGAGIQADLRTFMALKVHGCSVITCITAQNSIEVTCVQPVEKNTLLNQLDTLFADFGIDALKTGMLLNERIINDAASKLNTYKITKIIDPVMVTRTGSKLLEDSAINAYKKLLLPIADLVTPNIYEANLLSGLEIRSKEDVENSARKIIALGAKAVLIKGGGLKNMKGKDFFLDLNGRKEWLFNNFINTKNTHGSGCTLSAAICGYKALGFDLFDSIQKAKLFVEKSLENSYKIGSGPGPLGHH from the coding sequence ATGTATTCTAAAATTGCTCTTTCAATAGGCGGTAGTGACTCAGGAGGTGGAGCAGGCATACAGGCTGACTTGAGAACTTTCATGGCCCTTAAAGTACATGGATGTTCTGTTATTACATGTATTACCGCACAAAATAGTATAGAGGTTACGTGCGTTCAACCAGTAGAGAAGAATACTTTATTAAATCAATTAGATACTTTATTTGCTGATTTTGGTATTGATGCATTAAAAACTGGAATGTTATTAAATGAAAGGATAATTAATGATGCTGCTTCAAAATTAAATACATACAAAATAACCAAAATTATTGACCCAGTAATGGTTACAAGAACTGGTTCTAAATTACTGGAAGATTCTGCTATTAATGCTTATAAAAAACTCTTATTACCAATTGCTGATTTGGTAACTCCAAATATTTATGAAGCAAATCTACTTTCTGGTTTAGAAATAAGGAGTAAAGAAGATGTCGAAAATTCAGCAAGAAAAATTATTGCTCTTGGAGCTAAAGCGGTACTTATAAAAGGTGGCGGTTTAAAAAATATGAAAGGGAAGGATTTTTTCCTTGATTTAAATGGTAGAAAAGAGTGGCTATTTAATAATTTCATAAATACAAAAAATACCCACGGTAGTGGCTGTACTTTGAGTGCTGCTATTTGTGGTTACAAGGCTTTAGGTTTTGATCTATTTGATTCCATACAAAAAGCGAAATTATTTGTTGAGAAATCTTTAGAAAATTCTTATAAAATAGGCTCTGGCCCTGGTCCCTTAGGCCATCATTAA
- a CDS encoding cupin domain-containing protein, translating into MNPNKKNIEIIKQFNLSPHPEGGWFREIVRSENSLIREDGQSRNFITGIYYLLERDVKSAWHRVKNADEIWIYLRGDPLNLWCLDNDNKLIRNLILDSNNPVEMIPSGYWQAAKSTGEFTLVSCCVGPGFDFKDFELLRNTIHTSRLDKAINDLI; encoded by the coding sequence GTGAATCCTAATAAAAAAAATATAGAGATAATTAAACAATTCAATTTATCTCCTCATCCTGAGGGTGGATGGTTTAGAGAGATAGTAAGGAGTGAGAATTCTCTAATAAGGGAAGATGGCCAAAGTAGAAACTTTATTACAGGAATTTATTATCTTTTAGAGAGAGATGTAAAAAGTGCTTGGCACAGAGTAAAAAATGCTGATGAAATTTGGATTTATTTAAGGGGCGATCCTCTGAATTTATGGTGCCTAGATAATGATAATAAGTTAATAAGAAATTTAATTTTAGATTCTAATAATCCAGTAGAAATGATCCCATCTGGATATTGGCAAGCTGCAAAAAGTACAGGCGAATTTACTTTAGTAAGTTGTTGTGTTGGCCCGGGCTTTGATTTTAAAGATTTTGAATTACTCAGAAATACAATTCATACTTCTAGATTGGATAAAGCAATTAATGATCTTATTTGA
- a CDS encoding phosphoenolpyruvate carboxykinase yields MNQNNVKTIGINDQPRKDSFLVYVNQVDGLKGILNRDFAKWSNFDSWESISVQQWIFSRALEVFRGNKIDIKCDCCEHNDLIPNDFESIKKEKCFGKKSAYMIEKVVDEIVLAKARRESDGTYSA; encoded by the coding sequence ATGAATCAAAATAATGTCAAAACTATTGGTATTAATGATCAACCAAGAAAAGATTCATTTTTAGTATATGTAAATCAGGTTGATGGATTAAAAGGCATCCTTAATAGGGATTTTGCTAAATGGTCGAATTTTGATAGTTGGGAAAGTATTTCAGTTCAGCAATGGATTTTTTCTAGAGCTTTAGAGGTTTTCAGAGGTAATAAAATTGATATTAAATGCGACTGTTGTGAACATAATGATTTAATCCCAAATGATTTTGAGAGTATTAAAAAAGAAAAATGTTTTGGAAAAAAAAGTGCTTACATGATTGAAAAAGTTGTAGATGAAATTGTATTAGCTAAGGCAAGAAGAGAAAGTGATGGTACATACTCTGCGTAA